GCCAAGGGAATCGGGCGCTACATCGCGCACAACTTTGCCCGCGAGGGGGCCAAGGTCGCTATCGCCGACATCGACGTGGAACGGATGAAACAAACCGAGAACGAGCTGCGCGAGATCGGCGCGGACGTCTTCACGCGGAGATGCGACGTGCGCGTGGAAGATGAAGTACGTTCGGTGATGAAGGATGTCGCGGCGCGCTACGGACGGATCGATGTTCTCGTCAACAACGCGGGCATCGTGACCCACTTCGGCTGGGGCGTGCCGCGCTGGCCGGTGATTCGCGACATGGACAAGAGCTTTTGGGATAAGGTCATCGAGACCAACCTCGCCGGGACCTTTCTCTGCACCAAGCACGCGCTGCCGTTCATGCAAGAGCAACGCGCGGGCCATATCATCAATCTTTACGGCGGCAGCCCGCCCAACACGATCGGTTCTTGCGTCTACTCGGTTTCCAAAGACGCGATCCGAACCTTCACCCGTTTCGTCGCCGAGGAAGTGAGAGAATGGAATATCTGCGTCGTCGCGGTCTCGCCGGGAGGCGCGATCGCGACGGAAGACGCTCCCGAAGAGGTGCGAAAAAAAATGCCCGGCCCGGAGACGGCGGGAAATCGCTTCGCCCTCGCGGCGGAAGCAAGTATGGAATTGAGCGGCCAGCGCCTTACGCTCAAAAACGGGCGGTTGGAGGTAGATCCGCGGTAGGGGCAGGCCCCCGTGCCTGCCCGGCGTGTGGGCGACCACGAGGGATCGCCCCTACGAATCTTTGCGCAAGCGAATCCGTCTTCTGACTATGGAACCAGAATCGTCTTGAGCTTCGCCACCCAGGCCGGCTCCAGCTTGAACAAGTCGGTTACGATCGTCTCTATCTGCCCGCCGGTAACCGGCTCGATATCGAGATTGCCTTTCTTCGCCTCCGCGAGAAACTCGGCGTCCTTCAGCGTATCCGCCAATGCCTTGCGCAATATCTGGACGCGATCCTTGGGCGTTCCCGGCGGTAAAAAGTACGGCCGCGTAATCGTCGAGATGTCGTGAATGCCGTACTTGAGCAGTTGCCGCGATTCGTTCGTCTTGGCGAAATCGACGGCCAACGGGACATTGGAAATTTCGGGCAGCTTTTTCGGCATCGCCAAAACCACAACGGATACGTCGCCCTTTTCCAGCCCGGCCCGCCACATCGCCTTCATCGACTCCCACGCCCAGCAGCCACCGGCGAGCTCGCCGCTTTCCGCCGCCAGCTTGATATCCGCCGTCCCTTTGTACGGCTCCACGACCTTTAGCGGCAGACTGAGCGCCGCCTGAAGAACCCGCGCAACGTCGGACGCCGTACCACCCGGTCCCACGCCGCCGAGCTTCAGCGGCTCTTTCGCGGCCAGCCATCTTTCTATACTGGTGACGCCGCTCGCTTTCGTCAGCACGCACACGGGATGGTCCACCGCGGGCGCGCCGATGAATTCGAACTTGCGCCCGTCGAACTCGATCCCCTTCGCGCCCATGATCTGTTGCATGAAGAGCCCGCCGATATT
This DNA window, taken from Candidatus Binatia bacterium, encodes the following:
- a CDS encoding SDR family oxidoreductase is translated as AKGIGRYIAHNFAREGAKVAIADIDVERMKQTENELREIGADVFTRRCDVRVEDEVRSVMKDVAARYGRIDVLVNNAGIVTHFGWGVPRWPVIRDMDKSFWDKVIETNLAGTFLCTKHALPFMQEQRAGHIINLYGGSPPNTIGSCVYSVSKDAIRTFTRFVAEEVREWNICVVAVSPGGAIATEDAPEEVRKKMPGPETAGNRFALAAEASMELSGQRLTLKNGRLEVDPR
- a CDS encoding tripartite tricarboxylate transporter substrate-binding protein, which translates into the protein MSAIGAVHAAAPYEGKTVRLIVAFAPGGGFDTYSRAIGRHLGKHIPGNPTIVVDNMTGAGGIVQANYMFKQAKPDGLTIGNNIGGLFMQQIMGAKGIEFDGRKFEFIGAPAVDHPVCVLTKASGVTSIERWLAAKEPLKLGGVGPGGTASDVARVLQAALSLPLKVVEPYKGTADIKLAAESGELAGGCWAWESMKAMWRAGLEKGDVSVVVLAMPKKLPEISNVPLAVDFAKTNESRQLLKYGIHDISTITRPYFLPPGTPKDRVQILRKALADTLKDAEFLAEAKKGNLDIEPVTGGQIETIVTDLFKLEPAWVAKLKTILVP